Genomic DNA from Alistipes sp. ZOR0009:
TCTTACTATTCAGATGCTGGCCAGTTTGGTGCAGCACAGGCTCATGCTGCCATAATTAGTGCTGTTGTAATGCTTCATCCTCAATCTTTAAAAAAGAAAATGTTGTTTTTGACTTTCTTTATTTTGAGTATGTGGGGGATGGGGTTGTCAGGAACGCGTGGTGCTATATTTTTATTAGGAATTTCTGCTTTTACCTATCTTCTTTTTAGCAAACGATTTGTGATTTTGGTAATTGGCGGAGTTATTGCGGGGGGAGCATTTGGTTTCTTAAAATATACCACCTTACTAAGCTCAAACTATCAAATTAATCGCATGCGCTCGGCATTTGATCCTAATGACCCATCTCTGATGGTTCGCAAAAATAGGGAGAAAATTCTTGTTGGATATCTTGCTAATAAGCCAATTGGCGAAGGAATTGGGAGCTCTGGTTATTGGGGACAAAGGTTTAGGCCTGGCAGTTTTTTGGCAGATTTGGGAACTGATAGCCATTTTGTGAGGGTCTGGGCTGAAACAGGAATTGTTGGTCTGATAATTGACATCGCGATGTTCTTATACCTTATTGGAAAATGTGGGCTGATTCTTTGGCGGATGGAATATTCGTATCATCGCACATGTTTGGTAGGACTGTATTCTGGTTTTGTAGGGGTAGTGGTGGCTAGCTATGGAAACATGGTGGTGGCTCAAATGCCAACAGGAACGATAATTTATTTAAGTATCGGTTTTATTTTAGTCTCTCGTAAATGGCCTTCGCCTATTAAGGATGAAGTTCAAATAAAAAGCATTCAGGAATAGTATGCCTTATTTATCTATTAAATAAGACGATGGTTTTTTGTTAAGAATTGAACGAGGCGGGTTGAATAAAAATACAAACAGATAGACATAGTTCTTTTTTAAGCAACATTAAGTGTTCTTTTTTTTCTTTTGTCAATCTATTGTTGTTTTATATAAAATCTTAGAGGGATGGCAGTAACGGATAAAATCTACTTTCCTGGTTTAAATGGAATTCGCTTTATAGCGGCTTTTTCTGTCATAATTCACCATGTTGAACAGACAAAATATTTTGCCAATTTGCCGAATGTTTGGGGAAAGAATGTCTTTATCGATTCGTTAGGGCATCGTGGTGTATCCCTTTTTTTTACGTTGAGTGGGTTTTTAATTACTTACCTGTTGCTTGCTGAAATAGAAAAAACAGGAACTGTCAATGTTGTTAAGTTCTATATTCGTCGTACGTTGCGTATTTGGCCTTTATACTACTTTGTTGTACTCTTTACCTTTTTTGTTTTACCCTTTTTTATAACCTTACCAGGTATTAGTGGCGAACATTATACAGGCTTTTATGTAAAACTATTTTTGTATCTCGTTCTTCTTCCTAATATTGCTCGACAGATGTTTGGAAATTCGTTGGTATTAGGGAGTAATCAGGCTTGGTCGGTGGGAATTGAGGAGCAATTTTATGCCTTCTGGCCATGGCTAATTCGTTGGTTCAGGAATCATATTCTCAAATTTCTTGTTGCATTTATCGTTCTAAAAACATTCGTTTCTGTAGTTCTAATCTGGACTATTCAACATTTTTCGGATGCTTCGTGGATTCGTTATGTGGATTTTGCAAATACAGCATGGCGTTTTTTGCAGATAGAGCAAATGGCTGTTGGTGCAGTTGGTGCATATTTTTTGTTTAAAGGGATGCGGCATGTGATGAAATTAGTTTACCATCCTATCGTAATGTGGGGAGCTTTTCTTGCTATTGTAGGGTCGCTAATGGTTCACGTATCATTTCTTGGTTTTTCCATATTGGAAGCAATTGCTTATACTATTGCTATTCTCAATATCTCTACAAATCCGTTGTGTCCTGTAAAGTTAAATGCATCATGGCTTCAAAAAATGGGTGATATATCTTACGGAATTTACATGTACCATACCATTTGTTTGGCTATCGTAATTCGTTTATTGATGGGGGTAAATATGCATAATACCAGTTGGGTTGGTTTTAATGTATTAATGTACACTGTACCAGGAGTTCTTACGTTGTTGGTTTCTTGGTTATCGTACAGGTATTTTGAGTTGTGGTTTATCAATTTAAAGAAAAGGTTTATGGTCGTAAAAAGTGCTACTCTCAAGAATGAGGAATTTGATAGGTGAATCTGAGTTATATTAATTATTTGCTATTAACATGATGTAATTATTGTGTGTTGTGAGGAGAAGAGCTGGTTGCTTGTTCTCTAGAGTTTAGGGTTGTTCCTATGTCGATCGGCATCTCGCAGCGTTTTCTTTTGAAGATTTTTTTCGAGTGCTTCTGTAAGGTTAACACCTGTTTGGTTCGCGATGCACATTACTACGAAAAGTATGTCTGCAAGTTCGTCCTCTAAACTTTTATTCTTATCGCTTTCTTTTTCCGATTGCTCTCCATATCGGCGTACCATTATGCGGGCTACTTCGCCA
This window encodes:
- a CDS encoding O-antigen ligase family protein; this encodes MNAFRDSIGSERLYSLRGGLLLASVVGLSFMAVRMLGFTGALLLVAIPLVGAYLFWVFEEPRVGIYTIISMSFAISGLGRYYSALPFGLSIDFLIVVTFLAFFFQHFRKTPWSLIPFDAFAVVGIWFFYCVAMIANPLSPGPEAWFYASRGLAFYMFFMIPLGILVFNTPKDLERFILIWLLFSSIGTLWAIKQIYIGVSQTEQLWLDGGAASTHFVWGKLRAFSYYSDAGQFGAAQAHAAIISAVVMLHPQSLKKKMLFLTFFILSMWGMGLSGTRGAIFLLGISAFTYLLFSKRFVILVIGGVIAGGAFGFLKYTTLLSSNYQINRMRSAFDPNDPSLMVRKNREKILVGYLANKPIGEGIGSSGYWGQRFRPGSFLADLGTDSHFVRVWAETGIVGLIIDIAMFLYLIGKCGLILWRMEYSYHRTCLVGLYSGFVGVVVASYGNMVVAQMPTGTIIYLSIGFILVSRKWPSPIKDEVQIKSIQE
- a CDS encoding acyltransferase family protein; this translates as MAVTDKIYFPGLNGIRFIAAFSVIIHHVEQTKYFANLPNVWGKNVFIDSLGHRGVSLFFTLSGFLITYLLLAEIEKTGTVNVVKFYIRRTLRIWPLYYFVVLFTFFVLPFFITLPGISGEHYTGFYVKLFLYLVLLPNIARQMFGNSLVLGSNQAWSVGIEEQFYAFWPWLIRWFRNHILKFLVAFIVLKTFVSVVLIWTIQHFSDASWIRYVDFANTAWRFLQIEQMAVGAVGAYFLFKGMRHVMKLVYHPIVMWGAFLAIVGSLMVHVSFLGFSILEAIAYTIAILNISTNPLCPVKLNASWLQKMGDISYGIYMYHTICLAIVIRLLMGVNMHNTSWVGFNVLMYTVPGVLTLLVSWLSYRYFELWFINLKKRFMVVKSATLKNEEFDR
- a CDS encoding nucleotide pyrophosphohydrolase; this encodes MTIEEAQTTIDKWIKEYGIRYFNEMTNLGILMEEVGEVARIMVRRYGEQSEKESDKNKSLEDELADILFVVMCIANQTGVNLTEALEKNLQKKTLRDADRHRNNPKL